The following proteins are co-located in the Penaeus monodon isolate SGIC_2016 chromosome 10, NSTDA_Pmon_1, whole genome shotgun sequence genome:
- the LOC119578138 gene encoding transmembrane protein 184C-like, whose product MCGERCHIVCSQWRLWIRPLVFFLYGVIILGFVPYLVYTLVIQGIDTFLIAWLIGGIFVFMAIPITIWEIVQHLINYTKPKLQKHIIRILWMVPVYALNAWLVLGFPKWAPYLDAARECYEAYVIYNFMMFLLNFLDDEMDLDATMETKPQTEHFFPLCCLKPWRMGREFIHRCKHGILQYTVFHLMTTFVAFVCGQAGVYEEGKLSPTNAFVYLFVVNNLSQFVAMYCLVLFYKAMRRELDPMSPLAKFLCIKAVVFFSFFQGVAIMFLMKAQFMHNLFGIVDDSPESEAKERKTASILQNFLICIEMFIAAVAHHYAFSYKPYMDEEYETGNCCHTFLLIWDISDVRSDIREHVYVVSEGMKRRLTSRGGGWPGGATAVGGSNGGDEHTRLIAPHAHSGSQGTHRYMSTSDSEHDIVIEQGEGIRPRRHESHMTPNSPSSRHCGIKRVRVSLRVGEALRRTLLHR is encoded by the exons ATGTGTGGTGAACGCTGCCATATTGTGTGTTCGCAGTGGAGGCTGTGGATCAGGCCGCTTGTGTTCTTTTTGTATGGTGTGATTATCTTGGGCTTTGTCCCCTATCTGGTGTACACATTG GTTATTCAAGGAATAGACACATTCCTAATAGCATGGCTAATTGGAGGAATCTTTGTGTTCATGGCTATTCCCATAACAATATGGGAAATAGTCCAGCATCTCATCAACTACACCAAGCCCAAACTACAAAAACATATTATCAG GATATTGTGGATGGTACCAGTGTATGCACTCAATGCG TGGCTGGTGTTGGGTTTTCCAAAATGGGCCCCCTATCTGGATGCAGCGAGGGAGTGCTACGAAGCCTACGTCATCTACAATTTCATGATGTTCCTCTTGAATTTCCTGGATGACGAAATGGACCTCGATGCGACAATGGAGACCAAGCCACAGACAGAGCATTTCTTCCCACTGTGTTGCCTCAAACCgtggaggatggggag GGAGTTTATCCACCGCTGCAAGCACGGCATCCTACAATACACTGTATTCCACCTCATGACAACGTTTGTAGCCTTCGTTTGTGGTCAGGCTGGAGTGTATGAAGAAGGAAAATTGTCTCCCACAAAT gcatttgtGTACTTGTTTGTGGTGAACAACTTGTCGCAATTTGTGGCCATGTACTGCTTGGTGTTGTTCTACAAGGCCATGAGGAGAGAACTTGACCCTATGTCGCCTCTTGCAAAGTTCTTGTGTATCAAAGCCGttgtcttcttctcattctt tcaAGGTGTGGCCATCATGTTCCTTATGAAAGCACAGTTCATGCATAACTTGTTTGGAATAGTTGATGACAGTCCAGAGAGTGAAGCAAAGGAGAGGAAGACTGCTAGTATCCTTCAG AATTTCCTGATCTGCATAGAGATGTTCATTGCTGCCGTGGCGCACCATTATGCCTTCTCCTACAAACCTTACATGGACGAAGAGTACGAGACGGGCAACTGCTGCCACACTTTCCTCCTTATCTGGGACATTTCGGATGTGCGTTCCGATATCAGGGAGCATGTTTATGTCGTCA GTGAAGGCATGAAGCGGCGCCTAACTTCACGAGGGGGGGGATGGCCAGGGGGAGCCACTGCAGTGGGGGGGAGTAACGGGGGAGACGAGCACACGCGCCTAATTGCCCCCCATGCCCACTCCGGCTCTCAGGGCACGCATCGCTACATGTCCACTTCAGACTCGGAGCACGACATTGTCATCGAACAG GGCGAAGGGatcagacccagaagacatgaaAGCCATATGACACCCAACAGTCCCTCGTCCCGGCACTGTGGTATAAAGCGGGTGAGGGTGTCACTTCGTGTTGGAGAAGCACTACGCCGCACACTCCTACACAGGTAG